A region of Ammoniphilus sp. CFH 90114 DNA encodes the following proteins:
- the nuoL gene encoding NADH-quinone oxidoreductase subunit L codes for MMSNAWLIPLFPLLSFLVLLAFGRQLKEGSAYVGIVTTLAAFVVSLGAFFERFASGAEDYNFTFQWLTLGDKAIDMGFVVNPLNAMMLVIVTFVSLLVHIYSKGYMHGDERFPVFYSYLALFTFSMLGLVISPNLLQVYIFWELVGVCSFLLVGFYFFKPEARAAAKKAFIVTRIGDVGLFIGIALIFWYTGSFNFGEIFAAIQNGVMESWQLTLIGILIFIGAVGKSGQFPLHTWLPDAMEGPTPVSALIHAATMVAAGVYLVATMFPLYQASADASLVVAYIGGITAIFAASIGLTQRDIKRVLAYSTVSQLGYMMLALGMASVAGYVAGTFHLMTHAFFKALLFLAAGSVIHAVHTQDIFEMGGLFSKMKVTGTVFLIGCLAIAGIFPFAGYWSKEEILGAVYNEGHYGLFVIALTAAFFTAFYMFRLFFVTFTGKAQNSHAHESPLVMTVPMILLAVLAVAAGWINTPGNPVLGHWLTEGMAGAGEAHHAPGWLAIVATLVSLLGIGLAYLMYTKKSISRDMIAGPLPWLYQISYGKYFIDELYDLVFVRPLRVIGNFLTAVDVYIVDGLVRLAGAFTKELGHAGARVQNGQVQTYGAIAFLGIVLLVVGLTLVRGYLG; via the coding sequence ATGATGTCTAACGCATGGCTGATTCCTCTCTTTCCCCTCCTGTCCTTCCTCGTCCTGTTGGCTTTCGGCCGCCAGTTGAAGGAAGGTTCGGCCTACGTCGGGATTGTAACGACACTGGCTGCGTTCGTGGTCTCCTTGGGAGCGTTCTTTGAGCGTTTTGCGTCGGGAGCAGAGGATTATAATTTTACGTTCCAGTGGTTGACCCTTGGTGACAAGGCCATCGATATGGGATTCGTGGTGAATCCACTGAATGCGATGATGCTTGTGATTGTTACCTTTGTCAGTCTCTTGGTTCATATCTATTCCAAAGGGTATATGCACGGAGATGAGCGTTTCCCTGTTTTCTATTCCTACTTGGCATTGTTTACATTTTCTATGCTTGGTTTGGTCATCTCCCCGAATTTGTTGCAAGTCTATATCTTCTGGGAATTGGTAGGGGTATGTTCCTTCTTGCTCGTTGGATTCTACTTCTTCAAACCAGAAGCGAGAGCGGCAGCGAAAAAGGCCTTTATCGTTACCCGTATCGGGGATGTGGGTCTCTTTATCGGGATTGCTCTCATCTTCTGGTACACAGGAAGCTTTAACTTCGGTGAAATATTTGCCGCCATTCAAAATGGGGTCATGGAGTCTTGGCAGCTTACCTTGATTGGGATCCTGATCTTTATCGGGGCTGTAGGTAAATCCGGTCAGTTCCCACTACACACTTGGTTGCCGGATGCGATGGAAGGTCCAACACCTGTTTCTGCGTTAATTCACGCGGCGACGATGGTTGCGGCAGGGGTTTACCTTGTGGCGACGATGTTTCCGCTCTATCAGGCTTCGGCAGATGCAAGCTTGGTTGTTGCTTATATCGGAGGAATAACGGCGATCTTCGCGGCTTCCATCGGTTTAACCCAGCGTGACATTAAGCGAGTATTAGCCTACTCTACGGTCAGCCAATTGGGTTACATGATGCTCGCTCTAGGTATGGCATCTGTTGCCGGTTATGTAGCGGGTACGTTTCACTTAATGACACACGCCTTTTTTAAAGCATTGCTGTTCTTGGCAGCGGGTAGTGTGATTCATGCCGTTCATACGCAGGATATTTTTGAGATGGGCGGATTATTTAGCAAGATGAAAGTAACCGGAACGGTATTCTTGATCGGATGTTTAGCGATCGCGGGGATCTTCCCTTTCGCAGGCTACTGGTCTAAGGAAGAAATTCTAGGTGCTGTCTACAATGAAGGGCACTATGGTTTGTTTGTCATAGCTTTAACAGCGGCATTCTTCACCGCGTTCTATATGTTCCGTTTATTCTTCGTGACATTCACGGGGAAAGCGCAGAATTCTCATGCGCATGAGTCTCCGCTAGTGATGACGGTGCCGATGATTCTCTTAGCGGTTCTAGCTGTAGCCGCTGGTTGGATTAATACTCCTGGTAATCCGGTGCTAGGTCACTGGTTAACCGAAGGAATGGCTGGAGCGGGCGAAGCGCACCATGCTCCGGGTTGGCTCGCCATTGTGGCAACTCTGGTATCCCTTCTAGGGATTGGATTGGCTTACTTGATGTATACGAAGAAATCGATCTCTCGTGATATGATTGCAGGTCCACTTCCATGGCTGTATCAGATCTCTTATGGGAAGTATTTCATTGATGAACTTTATGATTTAGTGTTTGTTCGTCCACTGCGTGTGATCGGAAACTTCTTAACAGCTGTTGATGTTTACATTGTGGATGGTCTCGTACGCTTGGCCGGCGCTTTTACCAAGGAGCTCGGACATGCCGGTGCCCGCGTACAGAACGGTCAAGTTCAAACCTATGGAGCAATTGCCTTCCTCGGAATCGTACTGCTCGTTGTTGGCTTGACGTTGGTAAGGGGGTATTTAGGTTAG
- a CDS encoding NADH-quinone oxidoreductase subunit A, with protein MAELYSNNYLIVAIFLFLGLALPVGALTAGRFLRPHNPHDAKRTTYESGIDPIGGSWVQFNVKYYMYALLFVVFDVETIFLYPWAVAYEHLGLFALVEMLIFVVLLLIGLIYAWKKKVLEWN; from the coding sequence ATGGCTGAATTGTACTCCAATAATTACCTGATTGTCGCCATATTTTTATTCCTGGGGTTAGCCCTTCCGGTTGGAGCGTTGACTGCGGGGCGTTTTTTGCGTCCACATAACCCGCATGATGCCAAGCGGACCACGTATGAGAGCGGGATAGATCCCATTGGAGGCAGTTGGGTACAGTTCAATGTAAAATACTATATGTATGCTCTTTTATTCGTAGTATTTGATGTTGAAACGATCTTTTTATATCCTTGGGCGGTAGCATATGAGCACTTAGGACTTTTTGCCCTAGTTGAGATGCTTATCTTTGTTGTGCTATTGCTTATCGGTTTAATCTATGCCTGGAAAAAGAAGGTGTTAGAATGGAACTAA
- a CDS encoding NuoM family protein encodes MDSILLSLITFSPLLGLILLAFIPRAQAGTIKLIGILGATLPLVLSFVMYAGFSFNQAGLQFHEQVKWFSIPADQVEFPIFYEMGVDGLSMPLVMLAALIGFFAAVAGAIFIKKRWKEFYILFLIMLIGMIGVFASQNLFLFFIFFEFTLIPMFFIMGIWGYMEREQAAFKFLLYNGVGSAIMLIVFVAIFMNVWTLSFTEITDAFTNPMSPYNVSEAPGYIDPTLRYGLFLALLTAFAIKMPIAPLHTWMVKAYQESPAPAVLVSSGVLIKIGAYGLLRFNVGFFPEVAVDLATVLAVLGVINIIYGALLALVQKSLKLVLAYSSLSHMGIVLLGIASMNTVGFQGAIFQMVSHGMVAALLFFIVSIIFERTSTTELADLGGLAKSMPFIAGMFLAAAMASAGLPGMSGFISEFMAFLGLFGEMPILAAIGTLGIILTAVYLLRAVLGTTYGPMPERWVGLTDARPLEVLPMVLLLGFILLIGVYPAVLSEPMQATLQNIVPKIGG; translated from the coding sequence ATGGATTCCATATTACTATCACTTATCACCTTTTCTCCATTGCTTGGATTGATCTTGCTAGCCTTTATCCCTCGTGCGCAAGCTGGAACGATTAAGTTAATTGGGATTCTAGGGGCTACGCTGCCATTAGTCTTATCCTTTGTGATGTATGCTGGGTTTAGTTTTAATCAAGCTGGGCTGCAATTCCATGAGCAGGTCAAATGGTTCTCGATCCCGGCGGATCAAGTGGAATTCCCGATCTTTTATGAGATGGGGGTAGACGGCTTGTCTATGCCGCTTGTCATGCTAGCAGCCTTAATTGGATTCTTCGCTGCTGTTGCAGGGGCAATCTTTATTAAGAAGCGCTGGAAGGAATTTTATATCCTGTTCTTGATTATGCTGATTGGGATGATAGGCGTATTCGCATCACAAAACTTGTTTTTGTTCTTCATTTTCTTCGAGTTTACGTTAATTCCTATGTTCTTCATTATGGGGATCTGGGGTTACATGGAGAGAGAGCAAGCGGCGTTTAAGTTCTTGCTTTACAACGGCGTTGGTTCGGCCATTATGTTGATCGTGTTCGTTGCGATCTTCATGAATGTATGGACATTGAGCTTTACGGAAATTACGGATGCCTTTACGAATCCGATGTCTCCATATAATGTCTCCGAAGCGCCAGGCTATATTGATCCGACCCTTCGCTACGGATTGTTCTTAGCATTGCTCACCGCTTTTGCTATTAAGATGCCTATCGCTCCTCTTCATACGTGGATGGTGAAGGCCTATCAAGAATCTCCAGCACCAGCTGTTTTAGTTTCTTCTGGTGTTCTTATTAAAATTGGTGCTTACGGTTTGCTTCGTTTTAATGTGGGATTCTTCCCAGAGGTTGCGGTTGATCTAGCTACTGTGTTGGCTGTTCTAGGTGTAATAAACATTATCTATGGTGCTCTGCTTGCCCTCGTGCAAAAGAGTCTCAAGTTGGTTCTGGCTTACTCTAGCTTGAGTCACATGGGAATCGTGTTATTAGGGATTGCTTCGATGAACACGGTTGGGTTCCAAGGAGCGATCTTCCAAATGGTTTCTCATGGTATGGTTGCGGCACTGCTGTTCTTTATTGTGAGCATTATATTCGAGCGTACATCTACTACCGAACTGGCAGACTTAGGCGGATTGGCTAAATCTATGCCATTCATCGCAGGTATGTTCTTGGCTGCTGCCATGGCTTCGGCAGGACTACCGGGAATGTCTGGATTTATCAGTGAGTTTATGGCTTTCTTGGGATTGTTCGGTGAGATGCCGATCCTAGCTGCTATCGGAACGTTAGGGATTATCCTGACCGCTGTCTATCTCTTGCGTGCAGTGCTTGGAACGACGTATGGACCAATGCCTGAGCGCTGGGTGGGGTTAACGGATGCCCGTCCGTTGGAAGTCCTTCCGATGGTGTTGCTATTAGGTTTTATCTTGTTAATCGGTGTTTATCCAGCGGTCTTAAGCGAGCCGATGCAAGCCACATTACAAAACATTGTTCCGAAGATAGGAGGGTGA
- a CDS encoding NADH-quinone oxidoreductase subunit J, with product MSGEFIAFFILSLLTIGGAVFMISFTRVVHQVVALAFTFLSIAGLYILLEAEFVAVTQILVYSGAISVLMLFGIMLTKHNEQETEKRRGFKFFVFLVVAGFFALMFAGIQSMNIPGEVANYSTTNNVKEIGILMFSQYVIPFETVSVLLLVALVGSIILAKRETGDE from the coding sequence ATGAGCGGAGAATTTATAGCTTTCTTTATCTTATCCCTTTTGACGATTGGTGGAGCCGTGTTCATGATCAGCTTTACCCGCGTGGTGCATCAGGTTGTGGCCTTGGCTTTTACCTTTTTAAGTATTGCAGGGCTCTATATCCTGCTTGAAGCAGAGTTCGTTGCCGTAACTCAGATCTTGGTTTACTCTGGGGCAATTTCGGTACTTATGTTGTTTGGGATCATGCTTACGAAACATAACGAACAGGAAACAGAAAAACGTAGAGGATTTAAGTTTTTTGTTTTCCTCGTCGTAGCTGGATTTTTTGCCTTAATGTTTGCGGGAATTCAATCCATGAACATCCCAGGTGAGGTTGCAAACTACTCTACTACCAATAACGTGAAGGAAATTGGGATTCTGATGTTTTCTCAGTACGTTATTCCTTTCGAAACGGTATCGGTCTTGCTTCTTGTAGCGCTAGTAGGGTCCATTATTCTGGCGAAAAGGGAGACTGGAGACGAATGA
- the nuoH gene encoding NADH-quinone oxidoreductase subunit NuoH, protein MTEFLQQPLSWINGSIFVLSAVALLGIVLGFVTYAIYFERKVIGWIQLRIGPNRVGPLGLLQTVADVLKLLLKEDIIPKLADRPLFLLAPLIAFVPAFAVLAVIPFTETLHFADLGIGLLYYIAIAGITTLGVITGGWASNNKYSLMGSMRSAAQMISYEIPLIMSLVGVILWTGSLNLIDIVNKQAEMNMWFIIPQFLGFVIFIIASLAELNRTPFDLSEAESELVSGYMTEYSGFRYAFFMLAEYVYVFGMASLTTVVFLGGWLPPFEFLGFIPGIVWFILKFSAVVFFLFWLRATMPRLRVDQLMQFGWKVLLPLALLNIFLTALMKEFLR, encoded by the coding sequence ATGACTGAGTTTTTGCAACAGCCCTTAAGTTGGATCAATGGATCGATTTTCGTCCTTTCTGCTGTAGCTTTATTAGGGATTGTACTGGGGTTTGTAACCTATGCCATCTATTTTGAGCGAAAAGTCATTGGTTGGATTCAGTTGCGGATCGGTCCGAACCGTGTAGGTCCCCTTGGACTCTTGCAAACGGTCGCTGACGTTCTGAAGCTTTTACTGAAAGAAGATATCATACCGAAGCTAGCTGACCGTCCACTGTTTCTCTTAGCACCGCTTATTGCGTTCGTACCAGCTTTTGCTGTGCTTGCCGTCATTCCATTTACCGAAACCCTGCACTTTGCAGATCTAGGGATTGGATTGCTTTACTACATTGCGATAGCGGGTATTACAACCCTTGGTGTTATCACAGGGGGATGGGCGTCGAACAATAAGTACTCTCTAATGGGGAGTATGCGTTCTGCCGCACAGATGATCAGTTATGAGATTCCATTAATTATGTCTCTTGTGGGCGTTATTTTATGGACAGGAAGCTTAAATTTAATTGATATCGTCAATAAGCAAGCAGAAATGAACATGTGGTTTATCATTCCACAGTTCCTTGGATTCGTGATTTTCATCATCGCGTCCTTAGCGGAATTGAACAGAACTCCTTTCGACTTGTCGGAAGCGGAGTCTGAGTTGGTATCCGGTTATATGACCGAGTACTCTGGGTTCCGTTATGCCTTCTTCATGCTCGCAGAGTATGTTTATGTATTCGGAATGGCAAGCTTAACGACTGTTGTTTTCTTAGGAGGTTGGTTGCCTCCATTTGAATTCTTAGGATTTATCCCTGGAATTGTCTGGTTTATCTTGAAGTTTAGTGCGGTTGTGTTCTTCTTGTTCTGGCTGCGTGCAACGATGCCTCGTTTAAGAGTGGATCAATTGATGCAGTTTGGATGGAAGGTTCTCTTGCCTTTAGCGCTGTTGAACATCTTCTTGACCGCCTTGATGAAAGAATTTTTACGTTAA
- a CDS encoding NADH-quinone oxidoreductase subunit B family protein, whose product MELNLEGITPEEQQELDRNVFVTSLEQVKAWSRSNSLWPLGFGLACCAIEMMATGGAHYDFDRFGVIFRASPRHSDLMIVAGTVTKKMAPALRRLYDQMPEPKYVIAMGVCATAGGPYVNSYSVVKGVDQIVPVDVYIPGCPPNPAALIYGVNKLQEKIRWEAKTGRKVTSR is encoded by the coding sequence ATGGAACTAAATTTAGAAGGCATCACCCCGGAGGAACAGCAAGAGCTGGATCGTAACGTATTCGTGACTTCCCTAGAGCAAGTGAAGGCGTGGTCTCGGAGTAATTCATTATGGCCCCTCGGTTTTGGTCTGGCCTGCTGTGCAATCGAAATGATGGCAACTGGCGGTGCCCACTATGACTTCGACCGTTTTGGGGTTATTTTCCGTGCCTCACCTCGTCATTCAGATTTGATGATCGTAGCAGGAACCGTAACGAAAAAGATGGCACCTGCGTTGCGACGCCTATATGATCAAATGCCAGAACCAAAGTACGTGATCGCCATGGGTGTCTGTGCGACGGCGGGTGGACCGTATGTGAACTCTTACTCTGTCGTAAAAGGGGTCGATCAGATTGTACCGGTAGATGTGTACATTCCTGGCTGTCCTCCGAATCCAGCTGCTCTTATCTATGGGGTGAATAAGCTCCAAGAGAAGATTCGCTGGGAAGCGAAGACTGGGAGGAAGGTGACCAGTCGATGA
- the nuoK gene encoding NADH-quinone oxidoreductase subunit NuoK, which produces MSVPLASYLLVALILFCVGLFGALTKRNAVVVLLSIELMLNAVNINLVAFSKYGVMPNLTGQIFSLFSITLAAAGAAVGVAILIALYRNRATVNVDEMDLLKR; this is translated from the coding sequence ATGAGTGTACCTTTAGCTTCTTACCTTTTAGTAGCGTTAATTTTGTTCTGTGTCGGCTTATTTGGAGCCTTAACGAAGCGCAATGCCGTCGTTGTGCTCTTATCTATTGAATTGATGTTAAATGCGGTAAATATTAATCTAGTCGCCTTCTCGAAGTACGGTGTGATGCCGAACTTAACAGGGCAAATCTTCTCCCTATTTAGTATTACGCTGGCGGCTGCGGGAGCGGCGGTCGGAGTGGCAATCTTGATTGCCTTGTATCGCAACCGCGCTACGGTGAATGTTGACGAAATGGACTTATTAAAAAGATAG
- a CDS encoding NADH-quinone oxidoreductase subunit C — MAEAKAKAAAKLKDEEPAPAAPAAEKPFSEMTDEEKKAAKAAAIAAAKAKAQAKLQGDAAAAPAVPDKPLSEMTEEEKKAAKAAAIAAAKAKAAAAVKAKEGGAAPAGDDEKAKAIAAAKAKAAAAAAAKSKAAGAEKAEEPAAPKEPSPKQPVLDKIVKVITQELGSDVVEESYIKENSKHMPTIVVKREKWLETATLLKNHSELSFDYVSNLLGVDYKTHMESVTYLYSYPNKHSLAVRVKTKDREDTTIASIANLWAGANWHERESYDLLGIVYEGHPDMRRIMLTDDWVGHPLRKDYEQYDEEV, encoded by the coding sequence ATTGCGGAAGCCAAGGCAAAAGCGGCGGCAAAGCTAAAGGACGAGGAACCAGCACCGGCAGCTCCTGCGGCAGAGAAGCCGTTTAGTGAGATGACGGATGAAGAAAAGAAAGCGGCGAAAGCAGCTGCCATTGCGGCGGCGAAGGCGAAGGCCCAAGCCAAACTGCAAGGGGATGCTGCTGCAGCACCAGCTGTTCCGGATAAGCCGCTTAGCGAGATGACGGAAGAAGAGAAGAAGGCGGCCAAGGCTGCCGCGATTGCCGCAGCGAAGGCGAAAGCAGCTGCTGCAGTAAAAGCTAAGGAAGGTGGAGCAGCGCCAGCCGGAGATGATGAGAAGGCGAAAGCGATTGCAGCAGCGAAAGCAAAAGCAGCCGCCGCGGCAGCCGCGAAATCGAAGGCAGCAGGAGCAGAAAAGGCAGAAGAGCCAGCTGCGCCGAAGGAGCCCTCTCCGAAGCAGCCTGTGCTAGACAAAATCGTGAAGGTCATTACGCAAGAGCTAGGATCCGATGTGGTGGAGGAATCCTACATCAAGGAAAACAGCAAGCATATGCCGACGATTGTGGTAAAACGAGAAAAGTGGTTAGAAACCGCTACCCTTCTAAAGAATCATTCGGAATTATCGTTTGATTATGTTTCGAATTTATTAGGTGTTGATTATAAGACTCATATGGAGTCCGTGACTTATCTCTATTCTTATCCGAATAAGCATTCCCTTGCCGTTCGGGTGAAAACAAAAGACAGAGAGGATACCACAATAGCTTCCATAGCAAACCTGTGGGCAGGTGCCAACTGGCATGAGCGTGAAAGCTACGATCTACTAGGCATCGTCTACGAAGGTCATCCGGATATGCGCCGGATCATGCTAACAGATGATTGGGTCGGGCATCCTCTTCGCAAAGACTATGAGCAATATGACGAGGAGGTGTAA
- a CDS encoding low molecular weight protein-tyrosine-phosphatase: protein MIKVIFVCLGNICRSPLGEGVFRELVKERGLEQQFQIDSAGTAAYHVGKLPDPGSRRVALKHGFSIEDQRARQFRSGDLIEWDYIIAMDSSNRRNIEKLGSTSGELVLMRDFDPEIKGSDVPDPWSLGDEAFLETYRIIRRSCEALLDYLVEKHELTR from the coding sequence GTGATTAAAGTCATATTCGTTTGTCTAGGAAATATCTGTCGTTCTCCATTAGGAGAGGGAGTCTTTCGGGAGCTAGTTAAAGAAAGAGGACTTGAACAACAGTTTCAGATTGATTCCGCAGGAACCGCTGCTTATCACGTGGGAAAACTTCCTGATCCCGGATCCAGACGAGTCGCGTTAAAGCACGGCTTCTCCATTGAAGATCAACGAGCGAGACAATTTAGATCTGGGGATTTGATCGAATGGGATTATATTATCGCTATGGACAGCTCCAACCGCCGTAATATTGAGAAACTGGGCTCAACCAGTGGAGAACTCGTTCTCATGAGAGATTTTGATCCTGAAATAAAAGGAAGCGACGTTCCTGATCCTTGGAGTTTAGGAGATGAAGCTTTCTTAGAAACCTACCGTATTATTCGTAGATCTTGTGAAGCGTTGCTAGATTATCTTGTGGAGAAGCATGAACTAACCAGGTAG
- the nuoI gene encoding NADH-quinone oxidoreductase subunit NuoI, whose product MLGFAKGLTYTLKQLTQKKVTSRYPDEPVIMPDRFRGIQHFDPEKCIVCNQCARICPTNCIQLTGKASTDPNKKGKVIDTYDINFEICILCDLCTEVCPTEAIVMTNNFELATFSRDELFKDLQWLHGNDTNVRKDQGT is encoded by the coding sequence ATGCTAGGTTTCGCCAAAGGGTTGACCTATACGCTTAAGCAGTTAACTCAGAAAAAGGTAACCTCTCGTTATCCCGATGAGCCTGTAATCATGCCTGACCGATTTCGCGGGATTCAGCACTTTGATCCGGAGAAGTGCATCGTCTGTAACCAGTGTGCACGGATCTGTCCAACGAACTGCATCCAGTTAACAGGTAAGGCTTCGACCGACCCGAATAAAAAGGGGAAAGTCATCGATACGTACGATATTAACTTTGAAATCTGTATTCTGTGTGATTTATGTACAGAGGTATGTCCTACAGAAGCCATTGTCATGACAAATAACTTCGAATTGGCTACATTTAGCCGTGATGAGTTGTTTAAAGATCTACAGTGGCTTCACGGAAACGATACCAATGTCAGAAAGGATCAGGGGACTTAA
- a CDS encoding NADH-quinone oxidoreductase subunit D — protein sequence MTLKTEELTLNVGPQHPSTHGVLRLVVTLDGETIKHVDPVVGYLHRGTEKLAEDLNYTQIIPYTDRMDYLAAMTNNYNLVHCVETAMGLEIPERAEYMRIIVMELQRIASHLVWFGTYLLDIGAMSPFLYAFRDREAILGMFNELCGARLTYNYMRVGGMKWDAPPGWIEKVRDFVPYFKKELEGYHQLVSGNEIFLQRVRGVGQYTAEQAINYGLSGVNLRCTGVKWDLRRDEPYSIYDRFEFDVPTVTEGDCYARYVLRMEEMKQSIRIVEQAVAQIPSEGEIMAKVPRVIRPPAGECFTRIEAPRGEIGTYIYSEGKDKPYRLKFRRPSFVNLSILPEILVGENMANMIAILGSIDIVLGEVDA from the coding sequence ATGACCTTGAAAACAGAAGAATTGACGCTAAACGTAGGACCTCAGCATCCCAGTACGCACGGGGTATTGCGATTGGTCGTTACGTTGGACGGGGAAACGATTAAACATGTTGACCCGGTTGTTGGCTATCTTCACCGTGGAACGGAAAAGCTGGCTGAAGACTTAAACTATACACAAATTATCCCTTATACGGATCGTATGGACTATCTAGCGGCCATGACGAATAACTATAATCTCGTTCATTGTGTCGAGACGGCCATGGGATTAGAGATTCCTGAGCGTGCAGAATACATGCGAATTATCGTGATGGAACTGCAGCGTATTGCCAGCCACTTGGTTTGGTTCGGAACGTATCTATTAGATATTGGAGCGATGAGCCCATTCTTGTATGCTTTCCGTGATCGAGAAGCAATTCTTGGCATGTTCAATGAGCTCTGTGGAGCCCGTCTAACCTACAACTACATGCGTGTAGGAGGAATGAAGTGGGATGCTCCTCCAGGCTGGATTGAGAAAGTAAGAGATTTTGTCCCTTACTTCAAGAAGGAATTAGAAGGCTATCATCAGTTGGTATCCGGCAACGAAATCTTCCTTCAGCGTGTCCGTGGGGTTGGGCAATACACAGCAGAGCAAGCGATCAATTATGGCCTTAGTGGTGTAAACCTTAGATGCACAGGGGTAAAATGGGATCTAAGACGCGATGAGCCGTATTCGATCTATGATCGCTTTGAATTTGATGTACCTACCGTGACGGAAGGGGATTGCTATGCCCGTTACGTTCTGCGTATGGAAGAGATGAAACAATCGATTCGGATCGTGGAGCAAGCGGTCGCTCAGATCCCGAGTGAAGGCGAGATTATGGCCAAGGTGCCGAGAGTGATTCGTCCTCCAGCAGGGGAGTGCTTTACACGTATTGAAGCGCCACGCGGAGAAATTGGAACGTATATCTACAGCGAAGGAAAAGATAAGCCTTACCGCTTGAAATTCCGTCGCCCATCGTTTGTCAATCTTTCAATCCTTCCCGAAATCCTGGTTGGTGAGAATATGGCGAACATGATTGCCATCCTCGGTAGCATTGATATTGTACTTGGGGAGGTTGACGCCTAA